The genomic region TAATACCGACGCTGACCCCGTCTGACATTCCACTTAAATGGATTGGAGTTCATAGACAGGTTTCCCCCTGTGGTTAATCTAAGCTTATTAGATATATGGAAGATAAGATTCAGCAGAAATGGAAACCATTTGCTCCACATGattgattttcttgttttttttccggCACAGATGGGCAGAAGAGGAAAAAGTCGCTGAGGAGGAAGTTGGACTCGCTCGCGAAGGAGAAGAGCAAAGACAAAGGTACGCCGAGTTCTTTTAACATGAGTTCAGCaggttttctcttttcttctcctcgtccctctctctctctctttccttgtcACGACTCTAAACATTGCTCCCTCCTGGCAGTGAGACGGGCCAGTCTACGGTCTCCGCCCCTCAGGCAGGTGAGCGGTGAGGTTATAAAAACAGGGTCTGTTTACTGGGCTTTGACAGTTTATATTTAGCTTAAGTGAAGGGACTCCTTGTATGGGGACGGAGCCACTCTGCCGCActgagagaggacagaaaggaggatacagaactttaaaaaaaaggcttgatTAGACTTGAGTCGGGTCTGTCTTTTCCTGCTTTACAGTTCTTACTGACTGCTTCAATAAGTCCCACAAACAGCTGCTCCAGTTGTGACCCTCATGAAGTTCTTCCAGAGTAAATGCTTCCAGTTCTATATGTTACATAAAGTAAATGAACTCAGCATTCATTTAGAGAGCCGGGACTCagtgttttccctcctctgcAGGACACGTCTGGCTCTGCTCTTCCCAAAGCAGATGGCTCGGATGAAACTGTGGTGGAACCTGCCAGATTGGTTCCAAGTTTAATTTTCTCCCAGGGTCCGTGAACAGAGCGAGTGTTTAACTTTGAAGCAAGccagtcttctttttttgaaagaGTGAACAGAGAGTACAAAGagtgtgtctcagtgtttgaGTTTTTGGGACCATACGTGAGTCAAACTGCAAGATTTCATACTCCACTTTGAGCACTGATGGGTGACCTCCATTACATCAGGAAATGTTATGTTGTAACTTTACAGTCTTTGAGACACTTTGCATACATAAAACCAATAAAGTCGAGTATAAAACCCCTGGCATgacttcaatcaatctttatcaacagtatctcaagacgcttttccaaacagagcaggtctaggcctctctatgtcaaattatgaacagagacccaacatcaagacagggtaagactcagtctgaacccaccttaatccaccatgagcattgcaccttgcagtatttagcaagtttcagtggaaaggagaggggcctgataattgAAGCTTCTACCTCCCatgctacttttagagactttaggtactaagagcaggcctgcatgttgggagcgtagtgttctagaggggtaatagggcactatgaggtctttaccTTGATGACTAGCGCTCCACGCTACGTTGGCACATTATAACCTCCAGATTGAACACGTGGACGTCTTTGTGTGGGTTACATAAGCTCATATTGACGCTGCAAGGCTGCAGAACACATTTGATGTGTCACAGCGTAAGTGGTCATGTTGTTAGTGGACCGCAGCGCTCCACTCGTGGTTGTGGAATGCATTTTGCTTTCTCTCCCTCCGTTTCTCtttgcccacacacacacacacacacatctacagaaCAGCTGGACTGTTTTCTCTCCGCTCTTGGCTCCGACACTGGGATTCAAACAGAATCTATAATCCACGGTGGCCCAGTATGACATAATTCCCCTCTGAAGTCAACCCTGCTTGTACCTAGAAAAAGCCCCGAGTTGATTGCGATCCTTTTGTGTAAACTTTCGCTCGCTTGCATCTTCAAGCCAAAGCAAACTCCAGCCTGCCTCTCGTCATTGTGCAAAGTGAACACAAAGCAGCTCCATAGCATGTTAGCTCATACCTCAGCGGGCCTACATGGAGAACTAGACGTTGGTTGTGGTCGGGAGTCATCAAAGTTGTGTTATTATGGTCTAAAGAACTAGAATTAGTGGTCTGTCAAAGCTCAAACGTTCTCTCTGTGATGTCTTATTTTGGAAAACAGATGTTGAGAGTTTTACTGTCGATGTAAACGTGTTAAGAGGCTTTTATTTCAGAGTAATAAAGAGCGATATCTTTGATGCTTGAGAAGCTATTTTTGGAAGATGCCTTGAGAGCTTTCTTTCCCTGTCTCCTGCACCTGATTCTGTGCTTTCGTTGACTTTCCTGTCTCCTCTTTGTTACCCAGAATGCATCCCCCAGGCCTTCAGTATACCGCTCTCCCAAGTCATTGGGAATGACAGGACGCACAGGCAGCGACAGGACAGCTTTCGCCAGGACCCGCCACAGCGTGAGGAGCACAAGGACTCCTCTGACCTCGTCTCGTCCATCATACAGGTCTCTTAATTCACCTCCAAAGAATAAGACACATTCTCACAAAACCCTTATCTAACCTTTGCATCGTCCATCCTGCAGTTTGCCACAAAGAGGTCCTCCAATAAGGAGTTATCAAGCAGCAACTCGTCTTTGAGCTCCACATCCGAGACGGCCAATGAGTCAACGTCGCCCAACACGCCTGAGGCTGCACCACGAGCGCGCAGGAGGGTAAGACTAAATCACACAGTTAATCCCAGTCTGAGCCACAGAGTGTATTTTCCTTAACTTGTATGAAATGTGTTCTTAACCCACAGGGAGGCATGTCCGTGGACTCCATCACGGACCTGGACGACAACCAGTCCCGCCTGCTGGAGGCCCTGCAGCTGTCTCTGCCGGCTGAGACGCCGAGTAAGAAGGAGAAGCACCGGGACAAAAGGCTGAGCCTGAATCCCATTTACAGGCAGGTGCCACGGGTGGTGGACAGCTGCTGCCAGCACATTGAGAAATATGGTGAGGAGCTGCTTTAACACATTATATCAATACTTTATTGTGATTATCACACTTCAGTTATTAAGCATGTTTCCATCTGTGCACAGGTTTGCAGACTGTGGGGATCTTTAGAGTTGGGAGCTCAAAGAAGAGAGTCCGACAGGTGAGTGTTTTTGAGAATTCCCACCAAAGAACAGCAACCAAGCTTCAACTGGGAATGGGCTTTGGGGTGGTATGTCAAGTGGGTCAACATTGGGGTCAATGAGGGCAACCTAAAGTACATATACAGGGTACAAAGATACTACATGGATCCACTAATGGACACCATATGGGGCCATTACATCAGCACATCTTGTGTACCCCCAATGAGTCCACTTTCATCTGAATTTGGCACAACATGGGAGTCCGCCCCGGGTTATTTCATATTGAGTTGTTTCTGTAGGAGAGCTATGTCCAATGTAGAACTCTAAAGTCTCCCCATTGGAGGTCCAGCTGGGTTTCATTCAATTCAATACTCATCAAACAACTTCTCTGCACGCTGACTTCCTGAAGTAACACGCCATGTCGTTGATGTTTTCACATCTCGCTATGACTTAAGTGTTAAAACACTTCCTTTTACAACCATAGATgtcaacagcaacaaacaaaaccTCCAGTCCAAGAATAGACTGTGTGATAACACACACGGTCCAGGACAGTGCTGTGGTGTTGCTCAGAGCCAAAGCTTCCTCCATTATTTCCTACTGAAGATATAACTCACAATGAGGCAGTGATGCAGGATGTGTTACTGAAGCACACTGAAATACCCCTTTAAGAGGAATCTGAAACGTTTTGTATAATTATTCCCAGAGGTTTTTAATTCCAGCGCACTTAGTTAGTCCCTAAAATAGGAATTATGGAACAAGACATCTTCAATCATGTGTTTCCACTTCATCAGGATGTTTCCAGATAATCACTAAAgcttttaaaacactgaaagaaGCCATTAACAGATTATTTCTGAGCAGAAACTAAATCTCCCAGTGGTGATTTGTGAGTCTTCTTACACAGAGAACTCAATCTCATGTGTGTTTACAATACTTTGTCTGTATTATAAACTCACTCCATCAAATAGTGAGTATTCACACGTCTGTGTATTGTAAGCGACGAGTGTTgaatctattttcattttcagctcGTCTGTGTTTACATAATCCAACCTTAACATTTATGTATTTGCCACCACTGTCATGTGGCTGTGAATGAGGATTTATTCCCTTTATTTACTGTGAAACTAATATAAATATGCGGCTCAAATTACCCATGTAAGGCTGTTAACTCTGGAACATGACATCTCTaaaatccctctctctcttctcagctACGTGAGGAGTTTGATCGAGGCATCGACGTCCAGCTGGATGAGGAGCACAGCATCCATGATGTGGCCGCTCTGCTGAAGGAGTTCCTCAGAGACATGCCGGACCCTCTTCTCACCAAGGAGCTCTACACGGCCTTCATCAACACCACATGTACATCATCTTTCATTCAATCATTCAGCTCCTCTCATCTCAAATTGTACTCTTCTAACCACTCCATCCTCTCCCATGTTGCAGTGTTGGATCAAGACGAGCAGCAGATCATCACTCAGCTACTCGTCTACCTCCTCCCAGCATGCAACAGTGACACCCTGCATCGGCTCCTGGAGTTTCTCTCCACCGTGACCGACCACGCCGAAGACCGGCTGGACAAAGACAGGCAAGAGGTGAGTGACCAGGGAGTCcgtcaacaaacagaagaaatcCACAACAACAGCGGCGTGTAAACATGTGCGAGCCCTGCCTCTGGGTTTCCACCTCATTGGGAGGAAATTAGCACAGGAGAGATAAGAATCactgtgtgtggtttgtgtgtttctgccaGGGCATTAAGCCTGACTCAGCACGAGTCAGCGAtttccatgttttaaaaagtacgACTGCTCATGCTGGAAAAAGGAGTGCATGGTGCCTTTTTGTGGATGCATGGGAAGCTTGAACAGTGCCACTTAGAAGAGTCTTTATGTGTGCAGAGGCCAAAAGACAGGGTTGGAGTCGCTGTTTTGAGGACTGTTGCAGCACTAATTCACCCGCTGAGCCTGCATGCAACTTTTTAAATGTCCATTAGGAATCAGAAAGTGTCAaacatagggctgggcgataactCCATTTTCAATTTGCTCAATTTAAATATAACAATCAACTTTCAcacaggagcaaaaatctgactttgaatttaaatggaataaagaacatttttccaatatcgcccagctctatttaAAAGCTAAACACCACAGATGGGAAAACTATCAGTTATGACTCCAACTACTTACAGGAAATGACATCACGCTGTAATCCCCACACCACAGACTCGTacatgtgtgtgaggaggaggagaaacttcactttcatgtctctgtgtttgtcttggtGTGAATCTGGCCTCTCTCAGGGAGTGTTCTGCTGAAGTGtgtgagaggagcagagggttTGTGCACAGATGGAagtatgttttgttgtttctgtgtccCTTCACGACTCCACGGCTGGCGGTATCTGCATCTGCGATCGTGACAGGAAGTAGGAGCTTTTTACACTTTGGcttaaagaaacatttgaatACTTTTAGCTGTGAGTGGATCTGGACTCTCCTTCGGGACTGGGAGTGGAAAGGGAGGAAACTGGGAACGCATCAGAGAAATGGAGCTATCACTGAGAATACTGTTCGTGCTTTGGAGGGCTTGTAACCATCAGCCAGCCCTGGACCAAACACATTCAACTGTAACACGTTTGGTGCTAACAAAGCCCATGTGCTGTAGTGACAAAAGCAGGGAGGGCAGGCGTGATGGGGATGCAGAATGGTTGAGGGAGAggtgagaaaaacaacatgaatagatggatggaggatggagacggaagaaggagacagaggagagataaTGAGTCAGGAGAGGGGAGAAGACTGACGTTGTTTCTGATCATTATTACACCTCTGTTCTCGAAGCTCACATCCTGTGTTTGAATTCCAGATCACAGGGAACAAGATGACATCGCTGAATCTGGCCACCATCTTCGGCCCCAACCTTCTCCACAAGCAGAAGAACTCAGACAAAGAGTTCAGCGTCCAGAGCACGGCCCGAGCGGAGGAGAGCACGGCCGTCATCGCCGTCCTGCAGAGGATGATCGCCAGCTATCAAACCCTCTTCCTGGTCAGTCATCGAGCCCATGTGTTCCTAAACTCCCTTAGTTCCTCCATTAAAGCATACACTCCTCCGCTAGACACACACTTTCCCTCTAGCATTCTTGTGTAGGCTTAAAGTAAGACGATCCTTCTTGGCTTAGCAGACAACTTGTGGAGTAAAACAGACTCAGAGAAGGAGGAGTaagtggagggggggggggggggacaaagACAGGTGACAACTGCTTTTAGAAGAATCATACCTCATAATGTTTAATCCTGCCAGATATCTGACAGGAACAATAACAACCTTTCACTGTGGTAGTTGAAATTGttctttccaaaataaaagcaggaaaaCCTGAGCATGAAATCCTTCCCGTGGTGTCAGAAGAGGGCACGATTTGGCACGGATTACCGCCCCATCAGTTGCTTTTGTTCCCCTCTGTTCTCATACAGTGCAGACAGGCGGCTCAGGTCACTTTAGGTCCGAAACCTTAAACCATAATGTTTTGTAATCTGCCACTGCCAGTCCCCCGAGGCTCACATTCCTGCCGTAAGCCAATAAAGAACTATTAATCACATATTGTGAATCGGGCTTGACGGGCTTAGTCTTCGTGAGTGAAAACAGATTTGTAGGTGGCTCAGGTTCTGTGACTGACATCTGAAAGTTGTTTCGTAACATGCTTATATTTGGCAAGTTGGACTTTCAAAGCAAGCGAGGATTAGAGTGGTGTGTGGAGGGAAGGTGTTTGGCAAGGGTTCTTCACTGTAATCCTCAGAGTGACTACATCCACGATTAGATTAACACTTAAAAATCAGAACCTTCACTCTGACTTACACGGGACAGTAAAACACGTCAAAATCAGACTAAGAAAGTCATGACATTCATTCATCTGTCTCctatgagtctcagtttcactgtaaatagacacacacaggcttcactctggcctacaaaatataaaaatatagataCAAACCTGGAGATACTTATTCTTTCTGCTGTTGACACACAATGTGTTGCTAAATATCCAAAGAATCAGCTGTTATAAATagggagtctcagcttcactgttaatAGTTAGTTATACTGAGGCTTCACTCATGCTTctaaaaaatagaaatgatgGTGGTGATGCAAAAATATTAACTTTTTCCAATTCTGCAATATAGAATTTGTTACATATCCCGGTGCAATGCCTCTTCATTTGTTCCTAgttagtctcagtttcactgtaaatactcAGTTACACTGTCAGTTATACTCAGCTTCACTCAAAATGTGATTACAAAGACATGAAAGAGATCTTGGCTTGAAGAAGTTGGATTCTTGTTTGATCAAAGGCAACGGGTGGAGTTTTATTTAAGCTAACTGTTATTGCTAAACTCTGCAGATGTGATCCAATATATTGCATAAAAGCAATCCTAAGATGAAAGGGTGTTTTTGTCtctgattgttgttttttaac from Notolabrus celidotus isolate fNotCel1 chromosome 24, fNotCel1.pri, whole genome shotgun sequence harbors:
- the LOC117808317 gene encoding rho GTPase-activating protein 6-like isoform X4 is translated as MGDSVFLDRQNSYLGDFTWSSLSGRSVRLTPVAIQSLSELERARLQEVAFTRLLQDYDLGCQITMPKDGQKRKKSLRRKLDSLAKEKSKDKECIPQAFSIPLSQVIGNDRTHRQRQDSFRQDPPQREEHKDSSDLVSSIIQFATKRSSNKELSSSNSSLSSTSETANESTSPNTPEAAPRARRRGGMSVDSITDLDDNQSRLLEALQLSLPAETPSKKEKHRDKRLSLNPIYRQVPRVVDSCCQHIEKYGLQTVGIFRVGSSKKRVRQLREEFDRGIDVQLDEEHSIHDVAALLKEFLRDMPDPLLTKELYTAFINTTLLDQDEQQIITQLLVYLLPACNSDTLHRLLEFLSTVTDHAEDRLDKDRQEITGNKMTSLNLATIFGPNLLHKQKNSDKEFSVQSTARAEESTAVIAVLQRMIASYQTLFLVPPDLQNEVLMSLLETDPDVVDYLLRRKASQSPDLLQTEEPFTLSERRSSSDSNKASSGEVSPYDNNSPVLSERRGEPGSPGSEQLYRVPEHMADTWGSKGSHGNMSEGSSRSSQEGLDGLHGEGRQQTTLQRTQTAPGVTDVRPHPPVTRVCTSPHVGRPRLQLSINPSATSHINSKHRAGGPGLTPASRAQGGANTGDGCPNDIRCPPPYNAHHRLAGTQSSPQLATAQQPPLQRGRLSGAQSNSASMTEAQMVPHTPEWQDWQRDRWQIWQLLSSDNADALPETLV